A section of the Myxocyprinus asiaticus isolate MX2 ecotype Aquarium Trade chromosome 40, UBuf_Myxa_2, whole genome shotgun sequence genome encodes:
- the LOC127430942 gene encoding hydroxycarboxylic acid receptor 2-like, with translation MYDSTENSTTPEGSTNPTTYSYRIHAFELYAFSISFLVGLPTHSYVVWLIVKGTGSGVASGFFNLNLSFCEISSCLNSLFFVICTVYPFLTKLALFTQGFGITGRPLFQCLMCVERYLAVVHPVTFLKFKPLRYRVMCSTVAWIITLGSCLCCLLILVSGNINVHAWFFSLQFILFFSIQLFCLSAVLRVLKQSGPGERVREREEENHMKRRAFHLILITTLNIVIIYVPITISGFFTIMTKQYIPAIWFPALICFLLAGFVQPVLYLHRAGKLSCLCS, from the coding sequence ATGTATGACTCTACAGAGAACTCCACAACACCTGAAGGATCCACAAACCCCACAACTTATTCTTATAGGATACATGCATTTGAATTGTATGCGTTCAGCATCAGTTTCCTGGTTGGTCTTCCTACACACTCCTATGTTGTATGGCTCATCGTCAAAGGAACAGGGAGTGGAGTTGCATCAGGATTCTTCAACCTCAATCTCTCTTTCTGTGAGATTAGTAGCTGTCTGAATTCTTTGTTCTTTGTAATTTGCACTGTTTATCCATTTCTCACAAAATTAGCACTGTTTACACAAGGATTTGGCATCACTGGTCGTCCTCTGTTTCAGTGTCTGATGTGTGTTGAGCGTTACCTGGCAGTGGTTCATCCTGTTACCTTTCTGAAGTTTAAACCCCTCAGATACAGAGTGATGTGTTCCACTGTGGCATGGATCATAACTCTTGGATCCTGTTTGTGCTGCTTGTTGATTTTAGTTTCAGGCAACATTAATGTACATGCATGGTTCTTCTCACTGCAGTTCATACTCTTCTTCTCCATTCAGTTGTTTTGCCTTTCAGCTGTTCTCAGAGTTCTGAAGCAGTCAGGAccaggagagagagtgagagaaagagaggaggaaAACCACATGAAGAGAAGAGCGTTTCATCTCATTCTAATAACTACTCTGAATATAGTAATCATATATGTTCCAATTACTATCTCAGGATTCTTTACCATCATGACAAAACAATACATTCCAGCCATCTGGTTTCCtgctttgatttgttttttgctgGCTGGTTTTGTACAGCCTGTTCTTTATCTGCACCGTGCCGGAAAACTCTCCTGTCTCTGTTCCTGA